The following proteins are encoded in a genomic region of Zea mays cultivar B73 chromosome 9, Zm-B73-REFERENCE-NAM-5.0, whole genome shotgun sequence:
- the LOC103639182 gene encoding 9-beta-pimara-7,15-diene oxidase: MPRYPHRTRNHKEVQITQHILALRKLELLSARKVRQLAPIGDSETMSLVREICCRSCGARGEPAAAVNLDSMLVSCANYITGLATFGDHFSSEHKAKFLSAMAVVLSSGSGFCVSNLFPSMRFLDVATEMRRRLQVAHEQLDQVLDHIIEACEARQKVKNAEAAEDDDILSTMLRIKDEEEFDFPLNITHIKAVIIVSVLPFPLNGTL, encoded by the exons ATGCCACGTTATCCTCACAGGACACGAAATCACAAAGAAGTTCAAATCACACAGCATATCTT GGCGCTGCGCAAGCTGGAGCTCCTCAGCGCGCGCAAGGTGAGGCAGCTCGCGCCCATCGGGGACAGCGAGACCATGTCCCTCGTGAGGGAGATTTGTTGCCGTTCCTGTGGCGCCCGCGGCGAGCCAGCAGCAGCAGTCAACCTCGACAGTATGCTGGTCTCCTGTGCTAACTACATCACTGGGCTGGCGACCTTCGGAGACCACTTCAGCAGCGAGCACAAGGCGAAATTCCTGTCAGCGATGGCGGTCGTGCTGAGCAGCGGCTCCGGTTTCTGCGTCTCCAACCTCTTCCCGTCGATGCGGTTCCTGGACGTCGCCACCGAGATGCGACGCCGCCTGCAGGTGGCGCATGAGCAGCTCGACCAGGTGCTGGACCATATCATCGAGGCGTGCGAGGCGAGGCAGAAGGTCAAGAATGCTGAGGCGGCGGAAGACGACGATATTCTGAGCACCATGCTTAGAATCAAAGATGAGGAGGAGTTCGACTTCCCGCTCAACATAACACACATCAAGGCAGTCATCATTGTAAGTGTTCTTCCCTTTCCTTTGAATGGAACCTTATAA
- the LOC542293 gene encoding 17.0 kDa class II heat shock protein — protein MDARMFGLETPRVAALHHLLDVPDGDKAGGGATRTYVRDARAMAATPADVKELAGAYAFVVDMPGLSTGDIRVQVEDERVLVISGERRREEREDAKYLRMERRMGKFMRKFVLPDNADVDKVAAVCRDGVLTVTVEKLPPPEPKKPKTIEIKVA, from the coding sequence ATGGACGCGAGGATGTTCGGGCTGGAGACCCCCCGGGTGGCGGCGCTGCATCACCTGCTGGACGTGCCCGACGGCGACAAGGCGGGCGGCGGCGCCACGCGCACCTACGTCCGCGACGCGCGCGCCATGGCGGCCACCCCGGCCGACGTCAAGGAGCTCGCGGGAGCGTACGCGTTCGTGGTGGACATGCCGGGGCTGAGCACGGGCGACATCAGGGTGCAGGTGGAGGACGAGCGGGTGCTGGTGATCAGCGGCGAGCGGCGCCGGGAGGAGCGCGAGGACGCCAAGTACCTGCGCATGGAGCGGCGGATGGGCAAGTTCATGCGCAAGTTCGTGCTGCCGGACAACGCCGACGTGGACAAGGTCGCCGCCGTGTGCAGGGACGGCGTGCTCACGGTGACCGTCGAGAAGCTGCCCCCGCCGGAGCCCAAGAAGCCCAAGACCATCGAGATTAAGGTCGCCTGA